The proteins below come from a single Treponema phagedenis genomic window:
- a CDS encoding thiamine ABC transporter substrate-binding protein yields MKKLYVSILSLLFSVLLILPAFAGGSIETGSKTVTVYAYDSFTAEWGAGPEIAKRFKAKTGYTVKYVTLKDSGDVLARAILEKDNPKADVLIGIDNYLANKARAADILEPYHPNVSDTVIPKEYVFEEDWLLSPYDYGFFSIMYDTKAKVSAPNSLSDLTRPEYEKTLVIMDPRTSTPGLGFAVWTKAAFGESYLTFWEQLKSSIITMTPGWSAGYSLFTSGEAAMAISYTTSMAYHVAADKTDRFKALIFPEGHIMQIEGLGLVKGAANPQGAKAFIDFMLSKEAQEVLPETQWMFPCSQEVQLPESFKAIPLPKKALTLSAKEAEEIVQPIIEILTR; encoded by the coding sequence ATGAAAAAACTCTATGTATCCATCCTTTCATTATTGTTTTCAGTGTTATTGATTTTACCCGCTTTTGCGGGAGGCTCCATTGAAACAGGGAGCAAAACAGTTACCGTATATGCATACGATTCATTTACGGCTGAATGGGGCGCAGGCCCTGAAATTGCCAAGCGGTTCAAAGCAAAAACAGGCTATACGGTCAAATACGTTACCCTCAAAGACAGTGGCGATGTATTAGCCCGCGCAATCCTCGAAAAAGACAATCCAAAAGCGGATGTACTCATCGGCATTGATAATTACCTTGCAAACAAGGCTCGTGCTGCTGATATTCTTGAACCCTACCATCCGAATGTTTCCGATACGGTTATTCCGAAAGAATACGTTTTTGAGGAAGACTGGTTGCTTAGCCCCTATGATTACGGTTTTTTTTCCATTATGTACGATACTAAGGCGAAGGTTAGTGCACCGAATAGTTTATCTGATTTGACAAGACCCGAGTATGAAAAAACGCTGGTTATTATGGATCCGCGCACAAGCACCCCAGGACTTGGTTTTGCAGTGTGGACAAAAGCCGCTTTCGGTGAAAGCTACCTCACATTCTGGGAGCAGTTAAAATCTTCTATTATTACAATGACACCCGGTTGGAGCGCAGGATATAGCCTATTCACTTCGGGAGAAGCGGCTATGGCAATAAGTTATACAACAAGCATGGCATATCATGTTGCCGCCGATAAAACAGATCGTTTTAAGGCTTTGATTTTTCCCGAAGGACATATAATGCAAATTGAAGGTTTAGGTTTAGTAAAAGGAGCTGCTAATCCCCAAGGCGCAAAAGCGTTTATAGATTTTATGCTTTCTAAAGAGGCGCAAGAAGTGCTTCCCGAAACACAGTGGATGTTCCCCTGCTCGCAGGAAGTGCAGCTGCCCGAATCGTTTAAAGCAATTCCATTGCCTAAAAAAGCACTTACACTTTCTGCTAAGGAAGCGGAAGAAATTGTGCAACCGATTATTGAAATTTTAACACGCTAA